In the Armatimonadota bacterium genome, one interval contains:
- a CDS encoding NTP transferase domain-containing protein: MPATVRKAVITAAGRGTRMYPASETIQKEMFPLMDRDGICKPAIQIIIEEALESGIDEVCLVVNPTNRAQIEQHFVELNDEKIRGFKGKDWALLQSARIRQIGARLTLVEQAVPEGYGHAVWSARNFCGDEPFLLLLGDHVYTSGSDRRCARQALDMYAEYHANVSAVQQTPAELLSLFGTVAGVRIGDQPPAYRVETIQEKPSIEFAEANLRQANLLHGVYLCFFGMHVLGPSIFEALDWAIEHDARERGEFQLTSAQERVRASGEPYIAFEAAGDRHDIGIPFGYAQTQAALALNSIYREQMLASLVRTLALPQKEVPAPFVEP; the protein is encoded by the coding sequence ATGCCGGCCACAGTGAGAAAAGCCGTGATTACGGCGGCAGGGCGTGGTACGCGCATGTACCCGGCCAGCGAAACCATTCAGAAGGAGATGTTTCCTCTGATGGATCGGGATGGGATCTGCAAGCCGGCGATCCAGATCATTATCGAAGAGGCGCTGGAGAGCGGGATCGATGAGGTTTGCCTGGTCGTCAATCCCACAAACCGTGCACAGATCGAACAGCACTTTGTTGAGCTAAACGATGAGAAGATTCGAGGATTCAAGGGTAAGGATTGGGCGCTGCTGCAATCAGCGCGCATTCGCCAGATCGGAGCGCGCCTGACTCTGGTGGAGCAGGCCGTTCCCGAAGGCTACGGCCATGCCGTATGGTCCGCGCGCAATTTCTGTGGCGACGAACCGTTCCTGTTGCTGTTGGGTGATCACGTTTACACCTCCGGCAGCGACCGTCGTTGTGCGCGTCAGGCGCTGGATATGTATGCCGAATACCACGCCAACGTCAGCGCCGTGCAGCAGACACCAGCCGAACTGCTTTCCCTGTTCGGCACGGTAGCCGGCGTCCGCATCGGCGATCAACCACCTGCTTATCGCGTGGAAACCATTCAGGAAAAGCCATCGATCGAGTTCGCGGAGGCCAACCTGCGTCAGGCGAACCTTCTGCATGGCGTTTACCTCTGCTTTTTTGGCATGCATGTGCTCGGGCCGTCTATTTTCGAGGCGCTCGATTGGGCGATCGAGCACGATGCCCGCGAGCGCGGAGAGTTCCAGCTTACCAGTGCGCAGGAGCGCGTTCGCGCATCCGGCGAGCCCTACATCGCCTTTGAGGCAGCCGGCGATCGACACGATATCGGCATTCCGTTTGGCTACGCCCAAACGCAAGCTGCGCTGGCGCTCAACTCCATCTATCGCGAGCAGATGCTGGCGTCCCTCGTCCGGACGCTGGCCCTTCCGCAAAAAGAGGTTCCGGCGCCGTTTGTAGAGCCGTAA
- a CDS encoding SDR family oxidoreductase, whose amino-acid sequence MSKLAGKVAVVTGAGRGLGRAYARRLALLGANVVVNDINLNAAEEFDEILEAASVAAECELSGVKAIGVEADVTVRRDVDRLFSSALSAFGRVDILVNNAGGVLRPAANGKASQVSEDDWRFILDVNLTSTLFCCQAAAVPMQAQRDGSIINVSSQAGVRGNDSGSIAHYCVAKCGIVELTRLLAAELGPQGVRVNCIAPGLILTSRANAQFGRNTPENMAAASARIPLRRLGMPEDCAGVVEFLATDLSQYVTGQCIPVCGGMVLSPS is encoded by the coding sequence ATGAGCAAACTTGCAGGGAAGGTAGCGGTTGTAACAGGCGCAGGGCGCGGGTTGGGCAGGGCGTATGCCAGGCGCTTGGCGCTCCTTGGGGCAAATGTTGTGGTTAACGATATCAACCTGAATGCGGCTGAGGAGTTTGATGAGATTCTCGAAGCGGCGAGTGTAGCGGCGGAGTGTGAGTTGTCTGGCGTTAAGGCGATCGGCGTTGAGGCCGATGTTACCGTACGACGGGATGTGGATCGACTGTTTAGCTCGGCGTTAAGCGCGTTCGGACGCGTGGACATTCTGGTGAACAACGCCGGTGGCGTATTGCGACCTGCGGCCAACGGAAAGGCTTCGCAGGTCAGCGAGGATGACTGGCGGTTCATTCTGGATGTCAATCTAACTTCCACGCTGTTCTGCTGCCAGGCCGCTGCGGTACCGATGCAGGCGCAGCGGGACGGAAGCATCATCAACGTCTCGTCACAAGCCGGCGTACGCGGTAACGATTCCGGCAGTATCGCCCACTACTGCGTTGCGAAGTGCGGTATCGTGGAGCTTACGCGGCTGCTGGCCGCTGAGTTGGGGCCACAAGGAGTCCGTGTGAATTGCATCGCTCCGGGTCTCATTCTTACTTCCCGCGCAAACGCGCAGTTTGGGCGAAACACGCCGGAGAACATGGCTGCCGCCAGCGCCCGTATCCCTCTGAGGCGACTCGGCATGCCGGAGGACTGCGCCGGAGTGGTGGAGTTTCTGGCCACGGATCTCTCGCAATATGTTACGGGCCAGTGCATTCCCGTTTGCGGCGGAATGGTGCTGTCGCCATCCTAG
- a CDS encoding deoxyribonuclease IV, giving the protein MISKPTPRRLIGAHMPTAGGIAGSLQAGADIGCSAVQVFTASPRQWRHPQLADEAVAAFHAARESSGVEFMCAHDSYLINLAAADEAVLERSKEAFRAELQRASRLGLSWVVTHMGASLADTEENAMDRLAASLRQVLAETDSEGLSAGIALETTAGQGTGLGWRFEQLARILEGAGPHARLGVCLDTCHVFVAGYDLRTEGTWDATWTEFDRLVGMDALKLIHANDAKKPLGSRVDRHEHIGAGEIGAEAFARLTTDPRLAGIPIIVETPDSDTMHEVNVARLRRHANDPDAAIEVSVRMFGHYADIGGSDPMPLAVPTGSKVADVVKKLGMRDKKLADLEQHCRFAINSDYVEMDAIVPPGAEFAVLPPVSGG; this is encoded by the coding sequence ATGATATCAAAGCCAACTCCGCGCCGGCTCATCGGCGCTCATATGCCAACCGCCGGCGGAATCGCCGGTTCGCTTCAGGCTGGAGCCGATATTGGCTGCTCCGCCGTGCAGGTGTTCACCGCCAGCCCCCGCCAGTGGCGTCATCCGCAACTTGCTGATGAGGCCGTTGCGGCCTTCCATGCGGCGCGCGAGAGCTCGGGAGTGGAGTTTATGTGTGCGCACGACTCGTATCTGATTAACCTGGCAGCAGCCGATGAGGCGGTACTCGAGCGCTCCAAGGAGGCGTTTCGCGCTGAATTGCAGCGGGCCAGCCGGTTGGGCTTATCCTGGGTGGTGACCCATATGGGCGCCAGCCTTGCCGATACCGAGGAGAATGCCATGGATCGGCTTGCCGCGAGCCTGCGGCAGGTGCTCGCTGAGACCGACAGCGAAGGATTGTCCGCCGGAATCGCCCTGGAGACCACGGCGGGGCAGGGCACCGGGCTCGGATGGCGCTTCGAGCAACTTGCTCGCATTCTGGAAGGCGCCGGTCCGCACGCGCGTCTGGGCGTCTGCCTCGATACGTGCCACGTTTTCGTTGCCGGCTACGACCTGCGCACCGAGGGGACGTGGGATGCCACGTGGACCGAATTCGACCGGCTTGTAGGGATGGACGCGCTCAAGCTGATACATGCCAATGACGCCAAGAAGCCACTCGGCAGCCGTGTCGACCGGCACGAACACATCGGCGCCGGCGAGATAGGCGCTGAAGCTTTTGCCCGGCTGACCACCGATCCGCGCCTGGCCGGCATTCCAATAATTGTTGAAACACCCGATTCCGACACAATGCATGAAGTCAATGTGGCGCGACTCCGAAGGCACGCCAATGATCCCGACGCCGCGATTGAGGTTTCGGTGCGTATGTTCGGCCACTATGCCGATATTGGAGGGTCCGATCCAATGCCACTGGCGGTTCCAACCGGATCGAAAGTTGCGGACGTTGTGAAAAAGCTCGGGATGCGTGACAAGAAGCTGGCCGATCTGGAACAGCACTGCCGCTTCGCGATCAACAGCGACTATGTGGAAATGGATGCTATCGTTCCGCCTGGCGCGGAATTTGCCGTGCTTCCGCCAGTGAGCGGCGGATGA
- a CDS encoding molybdenum cofactor biosynthesis protein MoaE, whose product MSRPCVEVVNRPIDVAGLEKRVERDRYGAICTFVGRVRNHSQGEPVARLEYRAYEEMAGREMLKVAAEAAERWDCNVAIEHRLGVIEVGEASIAIAVASPHRAEAFEACRYCIDTIKQRVPIWKREERPDGTFWIEGDAPVRSGTS is encoded by the coding sequence ATGAGCCGGCCGTGCGTCGAGGTGGTGAACCGGCCAATTGACGTTGCCGGCCTGGAAAAGCGTGTAGAGCGCGACCGCTATGGCGCCATCTGCACATTCGTAGGGCGTGTTCGAAACCACTCTCAGGGTGAGCCGGTAGCTCGCCTGGAGTACCGTGCTTACGAAGAGATGGCCGGCCGTGAGATGCTCAAGGTCGCCGCTGAGGCGGCTGAGCGATGGGACTGCAATGTTGCGATCGAACATCGGCTGGGTGTCATCGAGGTCGGCGAAGCCAGTATCGCGATAGCAGTCGCCTCACCGCATCGGGCTGAGGCATTTGAGGCCTGCCGGTACTGCATCGATACGATCAAACAGAGGGTGCCGATCTGGAAGCGCGAGGAGCGGCCGGATGGCACATTCTGGATCGAGGGTGATGCGCCGGTTCGTTCAGGGACCAGTTGA
- a CDS encoding YegS/Rv2252/BmrU family lipid kinase — MDSSTADGGVTVIWNPQAGGGRSASRLGELQAAIGARAGAISWRIAPTLGAGCGADLAAAAAQSGSAIVAAAGGDGTCCEVLNGLMRASVPRPALAVLPMGTGNDFARTLGIGSLDHAAETMFAGQRKRIDAGCVNGFWFLNAAGCGFDAVVAEGVRSMPRSLPGKWAYIFAAAVALPRFSPVTTVLVTEAERIETRCMLCTVANARNYGGGMMIAPDAKVDDGELDICVLGEIGRIQFVRAFPSVFRGRHVNHPKVRMIRSATISITMNPVAPLLVDGDVIGTTPAQFSVVPKAIEVLAPQKPCATHGWRWPYNM; from the coding sequence TTGGATTCCAGCACGGCGGATGGCGGAGTAACGGTTATCTGGAATCCGCAAGCCGGCGGAGGCCGCAGCGCTAGCCGCCTGGGCGAACTGCAAGCGGCAATCGGCGCGCGGGCAGGAGCTATCTCCTGGCGGATCGCGCCAACACTCGGCGCCGGCTGCGGTGCAGATTTGGCCGCAGCCGCGGCACAATCTGGCTCGGCTATTGTCGCGGCCGCTGGTGGAGACGGCACCTGCTGTGAGGTGCTGAACGGACTGATGCGCGCATCGGTTCCACGTCCGGCGTTGGCGGTCCTCCCGATGGGCACGGGCAACGATTTTGCCAGGACACTGGGCATCGGCAGCCTTGATCACGCCGCGGAAACGATGTTTGCCGGCCAGCGCAAGCGTATTGACGCTGGTTGCGTCAATGGGTTTTGGTTTCTCAACGCAGCCGGCTGCGGCTTTGATGCCGTAGTGGCGGAGGGCGTTCGGTCAATGCCTCGGTCACTGCCCGGCAAGTGGGCCTATATCTTCGCCGCGGCGGTCGCATTGCCTCGCTTCAGCCCGGTTACCACGGTGCTTGTGACCGAGGCTGAGCGGATCGAAACCCGATGCATGCTTTGTACCGTTGCCAATGCGCGCAATTATGGAGGCGGCATGATGATTGCTCCCGACGCAAAGGTTGACGACGGCGAGCTGGATATCTGTGTGCTCGGTGAAATCGGTCGCATCCAGTTCGTCCGGGCATTTCCGTCTGTGTTCCGCGGTCGGCACGTCAACCATCCGAAGGTACGGATGATACGCTCTGCAACTATTTCAATCACCATGAACCCGGTAGCACCGCTACTCGTGGATGGTGATGTGATCGGCACTACACCTGCGCAGTTTTCTGTAGTGCCTAAAGCCATTGAAGTACTCGCGCCTCAAAAGCCGTGCGCAACGCATGGGTGGAGGTGGCCGTATAATATGTGA
- a CDS encoding multicopper oxidase domain-containing protein — MKRDYSQTRRRLLSSLAGLGGLAAFTDQRAAAFPSPTPSAAWAHAFDPNRNRPTWDPRALPVKGDVVHEYDLEIVIAEHEIVPRIAFHAYAFNGQVPGPLIRVKEGDWIQVNLTNKTHDFHTIHWHGMYVPCEMDGIPLGTQYPVGYGETFRYLWRAQPAGTHFYHCHNMTNMHIQAGLYGALIVESHDDPVRRVFGYDREYVMVLSEVDTNFIAAMMNDMLKMGHTMSFMAGSGGRMAAMNGEMMGWFASTADFEKSVKSGWIPPYDPSLTGDPMRIRPNFFMINGKSWPMTEHLHIRRGENIRVRLINTGLLPHAMHLHGHDVWEVCRDGAPLASPVRLNTIPVMAGSTVDFVVQGTNAGNWHFHDHSDLSLTNNGVSPGGMMTMLMYDDADQAGFTFKEIIAVNS, encoded by the coding sequence ATGAAGAGAGACTATTCGCAGACGCGGCGACGGCTGCTTTCATCGCTCGCCGGCCTTGGGGGGTTGGCTGCGTTTACGGATCAACGCGCCGCTGCATTCCCGTCGCCGACTCCATCTGCAGCATGGGCACATGCATTCGATCCGAATCGCAACCGACCGACATGGGACCCACGAGCCCTGCCGGTAAAGGGCGACGTGGTACACGAGTACGACTTGGAGATTGTCATCGCCGAGCACGAAATCGTGCCGCGGATCGCCTTCCACGCTTACGCCTTTAACGGCCAGGTTCCAGGTCCACTGATTCGTGTCAAGGAGGGCGACTGGATCCAGGTGAACCTTACCAACAAAACGCATGACTTTCACACGATACACTGGCACGGGATGTATGTGCCGTGCGAGATGGATGGAATTCCGCTCGGCACCCAGTATCCGGTTGGTTACGGCGAAACGTTTCGTTACCTCTGGCGAGCTCAGCCGGCCGGGACACACTTCTACCATTGCCACAACATGACAAACATGCACATTCAGGCAGGCTTGTATGGCGCGCTCATTGTGGAGAGCCACGACGATCCCGTGCGTCGTGTGTTCGGCTACGACCGCGAGTACGTTATGGTTCTGAGCGAGGTGGATACCAACTTTATAGCGGCGATGATGAACGACATGCTGAAGATGGGCCACACGATGAGCTTTATGGCAGGCTCCGGCGGCCGCATGGCGGCGATGAACGGCGAGATGATGGGCTGGTTTGCATCTACGGCCGATTTCGAGAAGAGTGTGAAGAGTGGGTGGATCCCGCCATACGATCCGAGTCTGACCGGCGATCCAATGCGCATTCGCCCGAACTTCTTCATGATCAACGGTAAATCGTGGCCGATGACGGAGCACCTTCACATCCGTCGCGGCGAAAACATTCGCGTCCGCCTGATCAACACCGGCTTGCTGCCCCACGCGATGCACCTGCACGGCCATGATGTGTGGGAGGTATGCCGCGACGGCGCTCCGCTTGCGTCACCGGTTCGGCTGAACACCATTCCGGTCATGGCCGGGTCAACCGTGGATTTTGTCGTGCAAGGCACGAATGCCGGCAATTGGCATTTCCACGACCACAGCGATCTCAGCTTGACCAACAACGGCGTATCGCCGGGCGGAATGATGACGATGCTGATGTACGACGACGCCGACCAGGCCGGCTTTACCTTCAAAGAGATAATCGCGGTGAACTCATGA
- a CDS encoding FixH family protein, with amino-acid sequence MPDYSDAPLKEARQYVVTGSEDWASIRGFGTHSTDVAMMTEMMVKGSAMEGMRMNGMAGMAGMPGMTTPGRSTTPGAAGSPGPLTLLTPMTAIRRGANTLAFALAANGSTKPAGLHMAATVKMTAMDMGESHPPVVMARNGRFSVKVDFSMAGAWQVSLQIKSGGQPPQVQSFDFDVP; translated from the coding sequence ATGCCCGATTATTCCGACGCGCCGTTGAAAGAGGCGCGCCAATATGTGGTGACCGGTAGCGAGGACTGGGCTTCGATCCGGGGATTCGGTACGCATTCGACGGATGTAGCGATGATGACTGAGATGATGGTGAAGGGATCCGCCATGGAGGGAATGCGCATGAACGGCATGGCCGGTATGGCCGGCATGCCCGGTATGACGACACCGGGTCGGTCGACCACGCCGGGAGCAGCCGGCTCACCCGGCCCTCTCACACTACTCACACCAATGACCGCGATCCGCCGTGGAGCGAATACGCTGGCATTTGCACTGGCGGCAAATGGAAGTACAAAACCTGCTGGGCTGCACATGGCGGCCACAGTCAAAATGACCGCGATGGATATGGGTGAGTCGCATCCGCCGGTAGTTATGGCGCGTAATGGACGGTTCAGCGTGAAAGTCGATTTCTCGATGGCCGGCGCCTGGCAGGTTTCACTGCAGATCAAGAGCGGCGGCCAGCCGCCTCAAGTGCAGAGCTTCGACTTTGACGTTCCGTAA
- the pyrR gene encoding bifunctional pyr operon transcriptional regulator/uracil phosphoribosyltransferase PyrR gives MSETDADAPNGGVPVLDADDIRRAITRIAHEILERNHGAENLAFVGIVSRGAPLAERLAGAIHAFEGAEIPVGRLDIGMYRDDYAQRPVGPSPLSPTEIPFDVTGKRIVLVDDVLFTGRSVRAALTALLDIGRPDCIQLASLVDRGHRELPIRPDYVGKNLPTARDEHVQVRLRETDGDDQVLIVRRSART, from the coding sequence ATGTCTGAAACCGATGCCGACGCGCCGAATGGCGGCGTGCCCGTTCTGGATGCCGACGACATTCGCCGTGCAATAACGCGGATCGCACACGAAATCCTCGAACGAAACCATGGCGCCGAAAACCTGGCGTTTGTCGGAATTGTGAGTCGGGGTGCTCCACTGGCTGAACGCCTGGCCGGCGCGATCCATGCTTTCGAGGGGGCAGAGATTCCCGTTGGCCGGCTGGATATCGGGATGTATCGCGACGATTATGCGCAGCGGCCGGTAGGTCCAAGCCCGCTGTCGCCTACCGAGATACCTTTTGATGTAACCGGCAAGCGCATCGTACTGGTGGACGATGTGCTATTCACGGGCCGAAGTGTACGAGCAGCACTTACCGCCCTCCTGGATATCGGCCGGCCAGACTGCATACAGCTGGCGTCGCTGGTCGACCGGGGCCACCGGGAACTACCGATCCGTCCCGATTACGTGGGCAAGAACCTGCCCACCGCACGTGACGAGCATGTGCAGGTCCGGCTGCGTGAGACCGACGGTGACGACCAGGTACTGATTGTTCGCCGGAGCGCCAGAACGTGA
- a CDS encoding aspartate carbamoyltransferase catalytic subunit: MKHLLSLRETPANEIGFLLQTAAVFREILDRPIRKVPTLRGRSVVTLFYESSTRTRTSFEMAAKIMSAEAVNVAVALSSVTKGESFKDTVQTLQALKADCIVIRHSASGAPAFAAARVDVPVINAGDGRHEHPTQALLDMLTMQQHFGRIEGLKVAIVGDVLHSRVARSNIWGLTKMGAKVTLAAPRTLMPEGTDGLPAAVADCLDEAVCGADVVMVLRLQNERMQAALVPNVREYSRLFGVTPARLRHAAHGLLVMHPGPVNRGVEISSDLVDGVDGIHTAIGEQVTNGIAVRMAALYILMGGGSIGEPAAE, translated from the coding sequence GTGAAGCACCTGCTGTCACTGCGCGAGACGCCTGCCAACGAAATCGGCTTCCTGCTGCAAACGGCGGCCGTGTTTCGCGAGATCCTGGACAGGCCGATTCGCAAGGTGCCCACGCTCCGCGGCCGATCGGTTGTGACGCTGTTCTACGAGAGCTCCACGCGTACCCGAACATCCTTTGAAATGGCGGCGAAGATTATGAGCGCGGAGGCGGTCAATGTAGCTGTCGCGCTCTCCTCGGTTACCAAGGGTGAGTCGTTTAAGGACACGGTGCAGACGCTGCAAGCGCTCAAGGCCGATTGCATCGTCATACGGCACAGCGCCTCCGGCGCGCCGGCCTTTGCCGCAGCGCGGGTGGACGTACCGGTGATCAATGCCGGTGACGGCCGGCACGAGCACCCAACGCAGGCGCTTCTGGACATGCTTACGATGCAACAGCACTTCGGACGGATCGAGGGCCTCAAGGTGGCCATCGTGGGTGATGTGCTGCACAGCCGCGTAGCTCGTTCGAATATCTGGGGTCTGACTAAAATGGGGGCAAAGGTTACACTCGCCGCACCGAGAACGCTGATGCCCGAGGGTACGGACGGACTGCCGGCAGCGGTAGCCGACTGCCTGGATGAGGCCGTTTGCGGCGCAGATGTTGTGATGGTATTGCGCCTCCAGAATGAACGGATGCAGGCTGCGCTGGTGCCGAATGTGCGAGAGTACTCACGTCTGTTTGGCGTCACACCGGCTCGACTTCGGCACGCTGCGCACGGTCTGCTGGTGATGCACCCCGGCCCCGTCAACCGCGGCGTGGAAATCTCTTCGGATCTTGTGGATGGGGTCGATGGTATTCACACTGCTATCGGTGAACAGGTGACAAATGGCATCGCCGTACGCATGGCCGCTCTCTATATCCTGATGGGTGGCGGATCGATCGGTGAGCCGGCCGCAGAGTGA
- a CDS encoding dihydroorotase, translating into MRTLLAGGRVIDPSQGIDRPADLLIVNGKVEAVLQPGEDAASDERLDVTGLTVCPGFIDIHVHLREPGFEYKEDIESGSAAAAAGGFTRICCMPNTNPAIDTASVCRHIIERAAGVGKAHVHPIGAATRGMEGERLTEINDLKSAGAVAISDDAFPIQNARTMRSVMQYCAMLNMPLMTHNEEKELTTGGSMNEGAAATVLGLAGMPPAAEDIAVARNIMLAAITGCRLHLLHISTAGTVELLRNAKEKGLAVTGEACPHHWALTDEACLGFNTDAKMNPPLRTTEDCEAIMRGLADGTIDCISTDHAPHAPHEKEVEFDAAPFGILGLETAVGLAITHLVAPGRMTLSTLVARFTTEPSRILGLSAGTLRPGAAADITVLDTQAAWQVDRAAVRSRSSNTPFHGATLKGRAAFTMVNGVRIAPEPAT; encoded by the coding sequence GTGAGAACTCTGTTGGCCGGCGGACGCGTGATCGACCCATCGCAAGGGATCGACCGGCCCGCCGATTTGCTGATCGTGAACGGCAAGGTTGAGGCCGTGCTCCAGCCCGGTGAGGATGCCGCCTCGGACGAGAGACTGGACGTAACGGGACTCACCGTCTGTCCGGGTTTCATCGATATCCACGTCCATCTGCGGGAGCCGGGCTTCGAATACAAGGAGGATATCGAGAGTGGCTCAGCAGCCGCAGCCGCCGGTGGCTTTACGCGCATCTGCTGTATGCCGAACACCAATCCTGCCATCGATACCGCCAGCGTTTGCCGGCACATCATCGAGCGGGCAGCCGGTGTGGGCAAGGCGCACGTCCACCCGATCGGGGCGGCGACCCGCGGCATGGAGGGCGAGCGGCTGACGGAAATAAACGACCTCAAATCCGCAGGCGCTGTTGCAATCTCGGACGACGCCTTCCCGATTCAAAACGCACGCACGATGCGAAGTGTGATGCAGTACTGCGCCATGCTGAACATGCCGCTCATGACGCATAACGAGGAGAAGGAGCTGACGACTGGCGGCAGCATGAACGAGGGTGCTGCAGCCACGGTTCTCGGTCTTGCGGGCATGCCGCCCGCCGCCGAGGATATCGCCGTGGCGCGTAACATCATGCTCGCCGCCATTACGGGGTGCCGGCTGCATCTGCTTCACATTTCTACGGCGGGCACCGTGGAACTGCTCCGCAACGCCAAGGAGAAGGGGTTGGCCGTTACCGGTGAGGCATGCCCGCACCATTGGGCGCTTACGGACGAGGCGTGTTTGGGATTCAATACCGATGCAAAGATGAACCCGCCGCTCCGCACTACCGAAGACTGCGAAGCCATCATGCGCGGATTGGCAGACGGCACGATCGACTGCATCTCCACGGACCATGCACCACACGCTCCGCATGAGAAAGAGGTGGAGTTCGACGCCGCGCCGTTCGGTATCCTCGGGCTCGAAACGGCTGTGGGTCTTGCGATTACGCACCTTGTGGCGCCCGGACGCATGACACTTTCAACCCTGGTGGCCCGCTTCACGACTGAGCCGTCGCGCATTCTTGGTCTGTCAGCCGGCACACTTCGCCCAGGAGCCGCGGCCGACATCACGGTCCTGGATACCCAGGCAGCGTGGCAGGTAGACCGCGCAGCGGTTCGATCACGATCGAGCAACACGCCGTTTCACGGCGCAACACTCAAGGGTCGAGCGGCGTTCACAATGGTGAACGGCGTCCGGATTGCACCGGAGCCGGCCACGTGA